Proteins encoded by one window of Chromobacterium violaceum ATCC 12472:
- a CDS encoding valine--tRNA ligase, protein MEQLAKSYEPGDLERRWYQHWEQAGYFKPSMDTSKPSFAIQLPPPNVTGTLHMGHAFNQTIMDGLTRFYRMKGHNTLWVPGTDHAGIATQIVVERQLADQGLNRHDMGREAFTSKIWEWKEKSGGTITSQMRRVGCSVDWDREYFTMDDVRAEVVTEVFVRLYEQGLIYRGKRLSNWDAKLGTAISDLEVVSEEEDGHMWHIKYPVVGSDEFVTVATTRPETLLGDVAVAIAPDDERYLHLVGKQLELPLTGRTIPVIADSYVDKEFGTGFVKITPAHDFNDYEVGKRHGTQLINVMSLEAKILAKAQIFGFDGSAQGAIELPAAYAGLTAQEARKAMLADLQAQGLLLETKPHKLMVPRGDRTGTVIEPLLTDQWFVAMNKVAEGDATGQSIAAKAIEAVESGEVRFVPENWVNTYNQWMKNIQDWCISRQLWWGHQIPAWYDEDGNIYVGRTEAEAQAKAGGKTLRREQDVLDTWFSSALVPFSTLGWPEETPDLKAFLTSNVLVTGYEIIFFWVARMIMMTKHFTGKVPFKDVYIHGMVRDHEGKKMSKSEGNVIDPVDLIDGIALEPLVEKRTTGLRRPEKAPQIAKATEKLFPEGIPAYGTDALRFTMASYATLGRSVNFDFKRAEGYRNFCNKLWNATRFVMMNVDGKDCGQDESLPLEYSFVDQWIIGRLQQAEIDVTNALETYRFDIAAQVIYEFIWNEYCDWYVELAKVQIQGGNEAQQRATRRTLVRVLEVALRLNHPLMPFITEELWQTVAPLANAKKTESLMLAPWPVADESKISAAANARMEAFKDMVNAVRNLRGEMGIGPAVKAPLFIETADASIADFVPYLKLLARLTEGTLVAKLPEDDAPVAMSGEARLMLKVEVDKAAETARLRKEQGKVEAELAKLTAKLEKPGYVDKAPAHLVERDKAQLAELNDKLEKIRVQLVKLA, encoded by the coding sequence ATGGAACAACTTGCCAAAAGCTACGAACCGGGCGACCTCGAGCGCCGTTGGTATCAACACTGGGAACAGGCCGGCTACTTCAAGCCGAGCATGGACACCTCCAAGCCGTCCTTCGCCATCCAGCTGCCGCCGCCCAATGTGACCGGCACGTTGCACATGGGCCACGCCTTCAACCAGACCATCATGGACGGCCTGACCCGCTTCTACCGGATGAAGGGCCACAACACCCTGTGGGTGCCGGGCACCGACCACGCCGGCATCGCCACCCAGATCGTCGTCGAGCGCCAGTTGGCCGACCAGGGCCTGAACCGCCACGACATGGGCCGCGAAGCGTTCACCAGCAAGATCTGGGAGTGGAAGGAAAAATCCGGCGGCACCATCACCAGCCAGATGCGCCGCGTCGGCTGCTCGGTGGATTGGGACCGCGAATACTTCACCATGGACGACGTCCGCGCCGAAGTGGTGACCGAAGTCTTCGTCCGCCTGTACGAGCAAGGCCTGATCTACCGCGGCAAGCGCCTGTCCAACTGGGACGCCAAGCTGGGCACCGCCATCTCCGACCTCGAAGTGGTATCCGAGGAAGAAGACGGCCACATGTGGCACATCAAGTACCCGGTAGTGGGCAGCGACGAGTTCGTCACCGTCGCCACCACCCGTCCGGAAACCCTGCTGGGCGACGTGGCCGTGGCCATCGCCCCGGACGACGAGCGCTACCTGCACCTGGTGGGCAAGCAGCTGGAGCTGCCGCTCACCGGCCGCACCATCCCGGTGATCGCCGACAGTTATGTCGACAAGGAATTCGGCACCGGCTTCGTCAAGATCACCCCGGCGCACGACTTCAACGACTACGAAGTGGGCAAGCGCCACGGCACCCAGCTGATCAACGTGATGAGCCTGGAAGCCAAGATCCTGGCCAAGGCGCAAATCTTCGGCTTCGACGGCTCCGCCCAAGGCGCCATCGAGCTGCCGGCCGCCTACGCCGGCCTCACCGCCCAGGAAGCGCGCAAGGCCATGCTGGCCGATCTGCAAGCCCAGGGCCTGCTGCTGGAAACCAAGCCGCACAAGCTGATGGTGCCGCGCGGCGACCGCACCGGCACCGTGATCGAGCCGCTGCTGACCGACCAATGGTTCGTCGCCATGAACAAGGTGGCCGAAGGCGACGCCACCGGCCAGTCCATCGCCGCCAAGGCGATCGAGGCCGTGGAATCCGGCGAAGTGCGCTTCGTGCCGGAAAACTGGGTCAACACCTACAATCAGTGGATGAAGAACATCCAGGACTGGTGCATCTCCCGCCAGCTGTGGTGGGGCCACCAGATCCCGGCTTGGTACGACGAAGACGGCAACATCTACGTCGGCCGCACCGAAGCGGAAGCCCAGGCCAAAGCCGGCGGCAAGACGCTGCGCCGCGAGCAGGACGTGCTGGACACCTGGTTCAGCTCCGCCCTGGTGCCGTTCTCCACCCTGGGCTGGCCGGAAGAAACCCCGGACCTGAAAGCCTTCCTCACCTCCAACGTGCTGGTGACCGGCTACGAAATCATCTTCTTCTGGGTGGCCCGGATGATCATGATGACCAAGCACTTCACCGGCAAGGTCCCGTTCAAGGATGTCTACATCCACGGCATGGTGCGCGACCACGAAGGCAAGAAGATGTCCAAGTCCGAGGGCAACGTGATCGACCCGGTGGACCTGATAGACGGCATCGCGCTTGAGCCGCTGGTGGAAAAGCGCACCACCGGCCTGCGCCGCCCGGAAAAGGCCCCGCAGATCGCCAAGGCCACCGAGAAGCTGTTCCCGGAAGGCATCCCGGCCTACGGTACCGACGCGCTGCGTTTCACCATGGCCAGCTACGCCACGCTGGGCCGCTCGGTCAACTTCGACTTCAAGCGCGCCGAAGGCTACCGCAACTTCTGCAACAAGCTGTGGAACGCCACCCGCTTCGTGATGATGAACGTGGACGGCAAGGACTGCGGCCAGGACGAAAGCCTGCCGCTGGAATACAGCTTTGTGGACCAATGGATCATCGGCCGCCTGCAACAGGCCGAGATCGACGTCACCAACGCGCTGGAAACCTACCGCTTCGACATCGCCGCCCAGGTGATCTACGAATTCATCTGGAACGAGTACTGCGACTGGTACGTGGAACTGGCCAAGGTGCAGATCCAGGGCGGCAACGAAGCCCAGCAGCGCGCCACCCGCCGCACCCTGGTGCGCGTGCTGGAAGTGGCGCTGCGCCTGAACCACCCGCTGATGCCCTTCATCACCGAAGAGTTGTGGCAGACCGTGGCCCCGCTGGCCAACGCGAAGAAGACCGAATCGCTGATGCTGGCCCCGTGGCCGGTGGCGGACGAGAGCAAGATCAGCGCCGCGGCCAACGCCCGCATGGAAGCGTTCAAGGACATGGTCAACGCGGTGCGCAATCTGCGCGGCGAAATGGGCATCGGCCCGGCCGTCAAGGCCCCGCTGTTCATCGAAACCGCCGACGCGTCCATCGCCGACTTCGTGCCGTACCTGAAGCTGCTGGCCCGTCTGACCGAAGGTACGCTGGTGGCCAAGCTGCCGGAAGACGACGCCCCGGTGGCGATGTCCGGCGAAGCGCGCCTGATGCTGAAGGTGGAAGTGGATAAAGCCGCGGAAACCGCGCGCCTGAGAAAGGAGCAGGGCAAGGTGGAGGCTGAGCTGGCCAAGCTGACGGCCAAGCTGGAGAAGCCGGGTTATGTGGACAAGGCGCCGGCGCACTTGGTTGAGCGCGACAAGGCTCAGTTGGCTGAGCTGAATGACAAGTTGGAGAAGATTAGGGTGCAGCTTGTGAAGTTAGCTTGA
- a CDS encoding Phenylacetic acid catabolic protein — MMESKIYPHEVSLETIDSMPDEYRDTLIHQLLANGEGELSAGDTYIDSFYPLAPDADERYICAQFAAEEVDHFRRFSRLLAELEVDTSHMLSQKKAERRYFAAESMTTDFRSWEERAAFSFLCELEGHYQIKEMVSSSYLPLRAEAEAVLKEEARHFSHGALLMRRAAKDGDARARAQDALDRLYPMAMDMFGRSDSHRSDAAVSWGLRQYTNGQLRDRYRDDVRGHIQRLGYEVPDETARRKYF, encoded by the coding sequence ATGATGGAAAGCAAGATCTATCCGCATGAGGTCAGCCTGGAAACCATAGACTCCATGCCGGATGAGTATCGCGACACCTTGATTCACCAGCTGCTGGCCAATGGCGAAGGCGAATTGAGCGCGGGCGACACCTATATCGACTCCTTCTATCCGCTGGCGCCGGATGCCGACGAGCGTTACATCTGCGCCCAGTTTGCCGCGGAAGAGGTGGATCACTTCCGCCGCTTCTCCCGCCTGCTGGCGGAGCTTGAGGTCGATACCTCGCACATGCTGAGCCAGAAGAAGGCGGAGAGGCGGTATTTCGCGGCGGAAAGCATGACGACGGATTTCCGCAGCTGGGAGGAGCGGGCGGCTTTCAGCTTTCTGTGCGAGCTGGAAGGGCATTACCAGATCAAGGAGATGGTCAGCAGCAGCTACCTGCCGTTGCGCGCGGAGGCCGAGGCCGTGTTGAAGGAGGAGGCCAGGCATTTCAGCCATGGCGCGTTGCTGATGCGGCGCGCGGCCAAGGATGGGGATGCGCGGGCGCGGGCGCAGGACGCGCTGGACCGTCTGTATCCGATGGCGATGGACATGTTTGGCCGCTCCGACTCTCACCGCAGCGACGCGGCGGTGAGCTGGGGGTTGAGGCAATACACCAACGGCCAATTGCGCGACCGCTATCGCGACGATGTCCGAGGCCATATTCAACGCCTCGGCTACGAGGTGCCGGACGAGACGGCCCGCCGCAAGTACTTCTGA
- a CDS encoding transglycosylase SLT domain-containing protein, translating into MAPKPKKKIHSHKDKLTPKSVTAPQKVEVDDTARLKEIRSLVEKNNQSSLPTDLIICQIYMESRFDSNPHNSDSSAKGLMQLLKAPIREMYRIENMQKPRSERLTDEEAFKKADVFHDSPSLLNDAINIQTGTKYLQMLIDKQKKKGASDPISEAYKDYRGLRNGIYYRKIKAMADKLKDNPESMQILRDGVK; encoded by the coding sequence ATGGCCCCCAAACCGAAAAAGAAAATTCACTCCCATAAGGACAAGCTGACACCCAAGTCCGTCACCGCACCGCAAAAGGTTGAAGTAGACGATACCGCCCGACTGAAGGAAATCCGCAGTTTGGTAGAGAAGAATAATCAGTCATCCTTGCCTACCGATCTGATCATCTGCCAGATTTACATGGAGTCGCGCTTCGACTCCAACCCGCACAATAGCGATAGCTCCGCCAAAGGATTGATGCAGCTGCTCAAAGCGCCCATCCGCGAAATGTACCGGATCGAGAACATGCAAAAGCCGAGAAGCGAGAGGCTGACAGACGAAGAAGCTTTCAAGAAAGCGGATGTCTTTCATGACAGCCCCTCCCTGCTGAACGATGCCATCAACATTCAGACCGGGACCAAGTATTTGCAGATGCTGATTGATAAACAGAAAAAGAAAGGCGCTAGCGATCCGATATCAGAAGCGTACAAGGACTACCGTGGGCTTCGAAACGGCATCTACTACAGAAAAATCAAGGCAATGGCCGACAAGCTGAAGGACAATCCAGAATCCATGCAAATACTGAGAGACGGCGTCAAATGA
- a CDS encoding REP-associated tyrosine transposase has product MPNYRRWRVPGGTYFLTFTLLERGSSLLVDHIDALCEAVRLTRCERPFHIDGWVVLPDHVHCMITLPPGDDDFSNRIKAIKIRFVRAMPALEYRNPARCRNRERGIWQRRFWEHCIRCEADYAAHLDYIHINPLKHGLVSRVQDWPFSTFHRAVKRGLYPQDWAGGDDLMSVSAFE; this is encoded by the coding sequence ATGCCCAACTATCGACGCTGGCGGGTGCCGGGCGGAACGTATTTCTTGACCTTCACGCTGCTGGAACGTGGCTCCAGCTTGCTGGTGGATCATATCGACGCGCTGTGTGAGGCGGTGAGGCTGACTCGATGCGAGCGTCCATTTCATATCGATGGCTGGGTGGTGTTGCCGGATCATGTGCATTGCATGATCACTCTGCCGCCCGGCGATGACGATTTTTCCAATCGCATCAAAGCCATCAAAATCCGTTTCGTCCGCGCCATGCCCGCGTTGGAGTATCGCAATCCCGCTCGATGCCGCAATAGGGAACGTGGTATCTGGCAACGCCGTTTCTGGGAACATTGCATCCGCTGCGAGGCTGACTACGCGGCGCATCTGGACTACATCCATATCAATCCGCTCAAGCATGGTTTGGTGTCCCGCGTCCAGGATTGGCCGTTTTCCACTTTTCACCGAGCGGTCAAACGAGGCTTGTATCCGCAAGACTGGGCGGGAGGAGATGACTTGATGTCGGTATCCGCGTTTGAATGA
- a CDS encoding PAAR domain-containing protein, with product MSKPIIRLGDKTDHGGTVLEAFPTLVIFGKPAAGVGHKVSCPKCKGTFVIVEGAANTSFMGKNVAIEGMKTSCGATLIASQGQSTINVDSGAAAAVTSSPAQIASALTAASASEKLFDQHFIVHDKNGAPLPNWPYTIELANGHTISGKTDDMGKTSKVSSDAADSVTLHVYEPEPTPINPHWDQ from the coding sequence ATGAGCAAGCCCATCATCCGCCTCGGGGACAAGACTGATCATGGCGGCACCGTTCTTGAAGCCTTCCCCACCCTCGTCATTTTTGGCAAACCTGCCGCTGGCGTCGGCCACAAAGTCAGCTGTCCGAAGTGCAAAGGCACGTTTGTGATCGTGGAAGGCGCGGCGAATACAAGCTTCATGGGCAAGAATGTCGCCATTGAAGGAATGAAAACCTCCTGCGGCGCCACCTTGATCGCATCGCAAGGACAGTCAACGATAAACGTCGACTCAGGCGCCGCCGCCGCTGTTACTTCCTCCCCTGCGCAAATCGCCTCCGCGCTAACGGCAGCCAGCGCGAGCGAGAAGCTGTTCGACCAACATTTCATTGTGCACGACAAGAACGGCGCGCCGCTTCCCAACTGGCCGTACACTATCGAATTGGCCAACGGACACACCATCAGCGGCAAAACCGACGACATGGGCAAGACATCCAAGGTTTCCTCCGACGCGGCCGACTCCGTCACATTGCACGTATACGAACCAGAACCCACGCCGATCAATCCGCATTGGGATCAATGA
- a CDS encoding calcium:proton antiporter → MIHNTIPRWTIVTPVLAWAAIAASSAAGGHALYLALLAALLAGTVFAAVHHAEVVAHKVGEPFGTLILALAVTVIEVALIISFMLGGGEEKLALARDTIFSAIMITCNGILGICLLLGGLRHREQNFQLSGAKAALTVLAAISVLALVLPNYGTSQPGPLLSSSQLAFTGVVSLVLYGAFVFVQTIRHRDYFLVEGSHDEDEHAPPPSNKVAMLSVGALLVCLVAVVTLAKLLSPSIERFVVDAGAPAAVVGIIIASLVLLPEGLAAANAARADKVQTSLNLALGSALASIGLTIPTVAMIFVFMGEPLILGLENKETIFLLLTLVACSLSLSVGRTTILQGIVHLVIFASFVFFAISP, encoded by the coding sequence TTGATTCATAACACGATTCCGCGCTGGACCATTGTCACCCCTGTATTGGCCTGGGCCGCCATCGCCGCGTCTTCGGCGGCGGGCGGGCATGCGCTCTATCTGGCGCTGCTGGCGGCGTTGCTGGCGGGTACGGTATTCGCCGCCGTGCATCATGCAGAGGTGGTGGCGCATAAGGTGGGCGAGCCTTTCGGCACCCTGATCCTGGCGCTGGCGGTGACGGTGATCGAGGTGGCGCTGATCATTTCCTTCATGCTGGGCGGGGGCGAGGAGAAGCTGGCGCTGGCTCGGGACACCATTTTTTCCGCCATCATGATCACGTGCAACGGCATTTTGGGCATTTGCCTGTTGCTGGGCGGACTGCGCCATCGCGAGCAGAACTTCCAGCTCAGCGGCGCCAAGGCGGCGTTGACCGTGCTGGCGGCGATTTCGGTGCTGGCGCTGGTGCTGCCCAACTACGGCACCAGCCAGCCGGGCCCTTTGCTGTCGTCGTCGCAGCTGGCGTTCACCGGCGTGGTGTCGCTGGTGCTGTACGGCGCTTTCGTGTTTGTGCAAACCATTCGCCACCGCGATTATTTCTTGGTGGAAGGCAGCCATGACGAAGACGAGCACGCGCCGCCGCCTTCCAACAAGGTGGCTATGTTGAGCGTGGGGGCGCTGCTGGTTTGCCTGGTGGCGGTGGTCACCCTGGCCAAGCTGCTGTCGCCGTCCATCGAGCGTTTCGTGGTGGATGCCGGCGCGCCGGCGGCGGTGGTGGGCATCATCATCGCGTCCCTGGTGCTGCTGCCGGAGGGGCTGGCCGCCGCCAACGCGGCGCGGGCGGATAAGGTGCAGACCAGCCTGAATCTGGCTTTGGGTTCGGCGCTGGCATCCATTGGCCTGACCATTCCCACGGTGGCGATGATTTTCGTGTTCATGGGCGAGCCGCTGATCCTGGGTTTGGAAAACAAGGAAACGATCTTTCTGCTGCTGACGCTGGTGGCGTGCTCCTTGTCGCTGTCGGTCGGGCGCACCACCATTTTGCAGGGCATCGTGCACCTGGTGATCTTCGCCTCTTTCGTATTCTTCGCGATCAGCCCCTGA
- a CDS encoding PhzF family phenazine biosynthesis protein translates to MNFKQVDVFSSTPLKGNPVAVVFDADGLDDRQMALFANWTNLSETTFILQPRDPRADYRLRIFTTLEELPFAGHPTLGSCHAWLESGGMPQGEDVIQECEVGLVRIRRQEGRLAFLAPPLLRSGPVAAELLERVRLGLRLAPGEIVDAQWVDNGAGWLAVMLAKRQQVLDLQPDYPALSGLAVGVIAPCDPQHDDSDAQFEVRAFIAGDGMPEDPATGSLNAGIAQWLLAAGMVPARYRVSQGLSMGRAGRIEVEQVGDDVWIGGNAVTCIAGRLTL, encoded by the coding sequence ATGAACTTCAAGCAGGTCGATGTCTTCAGTTCCACCCCTCTTAAGGGCAACCCGGTGGCCGTAGTGTTCGATGCTGATGGGCTCGATGACCGGCAGATGGCGCTCTTTGCCAACTGGACCAATCTCAGCGAAACCACCTTCATCCTCCAGCCCAGAGACCCGCGCGCCGACTACCGCCTGAGGATCTTCACAACGCTGGAAGAACTGCCGTTCGCTGGCCATCCCACCCTGGGCAGCTGCCACGCCTGGTTGGAGTCCGGCGGGATGCCGCAGGGCGAGGATGTCATCCAGGAGTGCGAGGTGGGACTGGTGCGGATTCGCCGCCAGGAGGGGCGGCTGGCGTTTCTTGCGCCGCCCTTGCTGCGCTCCGGGCCAGTGGCGGCCGAGCTTCTGGAGCGGGTGCGCCTGGGACTGCGCTTGGCGCCTGGTGAGATTGTAGATGCCCAGTGGGTCGACAACGGCGCCGGTTGGCTGGCCGTGATGCTCGCCAAGCGCCAGCAGGTACTGGACCTCCAACCCGACTATCCGGCGTTAAGCGGGCTGGCGGTGGGGGTGATTGCGCCTTGCGATCCACAGCATGACGATAGCGATGCGCAGTTCGAGGTGAGGGCCTTTATCGCCGGCGATGGCATGCCCGAGGACCCAGCCACGGGCAGCCTGAACGCCGGCATTGCCCAGTGGTTGCTGGCGGCCGGAATGGTGCCAGCGCGCTATCGCGTCAGCCAGGGCTTGAGCATGGGGCGCGCCGGGCGCATCGAGGTAGAACAGGTGGGCGACGATGTGTGGATAGGCGGCAATGCCGTAACCTGCATTGCAGGCCGTCTGACGCTATAA
- a CDS encoding PaaI family thioesterase, with translation MEKAPLLLETVEQAVRILQESPFVAIWNYKVLSVQAGAVALALPAQPQFYRPGGIIQGGCLMTLADTAFWLAAMTELGIDAPIVTLEMKTHFLRAAQADVYCRAEVMKSGRRVTYGTATITDAAGQTLSHHTLTYLAA, from the coding sequence ATGGAAAAGGCGCCGTTGTTGCTGGAAACGGTTGAGCAGGCGGTCAGGATTTTGCAGGAATCTCCTTTTGTCGCCATCTGGAATTACAAGGTCCTGAGCGTGCAAGCCGGCGCAGTGGCGTTGGCATTGCCGGCGCAGCCTCAGTTTTACCGTCCGGGCGGCATCATCCAGGGCGGCTGTCTGATGACCTTGGCGGACACCGCTTTTTGGCTGGCGGCCATGACTGAGCTGGGCATCGATGCTCCCATTGTCACCCTGGAAATGAAAACCCATTTTCTGCGGGCGGCGCAGGCTGACGTTTACTGCCGCGCCGAAGTGATGAAAAGCGGCAGGCGCGTTACCTACGGAACGGCCACCATCACTGACGCAGCAGGTCAAACGCTGTCGCATCACACCTTGACCTACCTCGCAGCCTGA
- a CDS encoding reprolysin-like metallopeptidase yields the protein MSFRSLFHPAFFQAPASLEQQKQGRIFTFDAQALLQAVEQALAGGEPGGMNLTPFPGVGGDCLTHKVESPRQGLYLWRGIGCGGQDISASLAFSARRDGDALAVLLAGNMAVGNRHYLIHPDGENQARVALWVPAVVARCGAAAHSPAPARASYAPDAPGLDRDRASEDEAAQSSEQAPAVISVCAFYPPAEAREHLRLGQAEMELLMLLVQEDTNIIFANSQIPARVHIEARALDTPPQHIDSLGLFGEAVGGLQSPDGKPIPGNDRLHAELASHLAEGKTDIIALLAVHGTQTPGERGVLVGKAGDIPAPPNAATATFRQRVLVVPLQVTRPSGKPWDLLSPDHAFAHELGHLLGASHSSHEDMESEDVSDRLYGYARGYIPRDKSFFTIMAYSMDANEGARALPMYSDHEQTYNGQPVGVAPGLPNAASAAPFLRWSAREVSRYKTGGLKPETDGMVSLKVAVWGIVDQQGAVVELKGADEAEAAIVIPRGQIHLPQHSAVTVIVAPREGVRLDHWKIDGASFVGMQRHTAEWPVQLLMDKSHAVDIYLDIQACVVPAPRCQPAAAINLFPRPGASLQGAYLVPAGRTKTLEAFFAQQVAAAQVVEWREDGVAKAWGHAIHRVELSSTGPRELEAMVKPRDCGLVIERIPMDEKSLSYFDDEPRNELRYGAAKGQKISLEYPNFYQLFDHWELNGQRLVGRQGERNVFCYLDFVIERDSVVRLCLHGWQDAVAVTFEFVPPVPGRAVLRFRSERNADFHIDLHDSRRAYHFSKGAQIHLHEDTAKIYGVTHWASADDVRRGIDQAIVASDKLHVRFFRQA from the coding sequence ATGTCTTTTCGAAGCCTGTTTCATCCAGCTTTCTTTCAGGCGCCAGCGAGCCTGGAGCAGCAGAAGCAAGGACGGATCTTTACTTTCGATGCGCAAGCGCTTTTGCAGGCGGTGGAGCAGGCCCTCGCGGGAGGGGAGCCCGGCGGCATGAATCTGACGCCGTTCCCGGGCGTGGGGGGCGATTGCCTGACCCACAAGGTGGAATCGCCCAGGCAAGGCCTTTATCTGTGGAGGGGCATCGGCTGCGGGGGGCAAGACATTTCCGCCAGCCTGGCATTTTCCGCGCGGCGGGATGGCGATGCCCTGGCGGTTCTCCTGGCCGGCAACATGGCTGTCGGAAATCGGCACTATCTGATCCATCCCGATGGAGAGAATCAGGCCCGAGTGGCGCTGTGGGTGCCGGCAGTCGTCGCGCGATGCGGCGCGGCCGCGCATTCGCCCGCGCCGGCCCGCGCGTCATACGCGCCCGATGCCCCCGGTTTGGATAGGGATAGGGCAAGCGAGGATGAGGCCGCCCAGTCATCGGAGCAAGCGCCGGCGGTGATCTCGGTATGCGCGTTTTATCCCCCGGCGGAGGCAAGAGAGCACTTGAGGCTTGGCCAGGCCGAGATGGAATTGCTCATGCTGCTGGTTCAGGAAGACACGAATATCATCTTCGCCAACAGCCAGATCCCGGCGCGCGTCCATATCGAGGCGCGCGCGCTGGATACGCCGCCGCAGCATATCGACTCCCTCGGCTTGTTCGGCGAAGCCGTCGGCGGCCTCCAGTCGCCGGACGGCAAGCCCATTCCCGGCAACGACCGATTGCATGCCGAGCTGGCGAGCCATCTGGCCGAAGGCAAGACCGACATCATCGCCTTGCTGGCCGTGCATGGCACCCAGACGCCAGGAGAACGGGGCGTGCTGGTGGGCAAGGCGGGCGACATTCCCGCTCCGCCCAATGCCGCTACCGCCACATTCCGGCAGCGCGTGCTGGTGGTGCCGCTGCAGGTGACGCGGCCAAGCGGAAAACCTTGGGATCTGCTTTCGCCCGATCACGCCTTTGCCCATGAATTGGGCCATTTGCTGGGCGCCAGCCATTCTTCCCATGAGGACATGGAGTCCGAAGATGTCAGCGACCGGCTGTATGGATACGCGAGGGGCTACATTCCCCGGGACAAGTCGTTCTTCACGATCATGGCCTATTCGATGGATGCTAATGAAGGGGCCAGGGCGCTGCCGATGTATTCGGACCATGAGCAGACCTATAACGGGCAGCCTGTCGGCGTGGCGCCCGGCTTGCCGAACGCGGCCAGCGCGGCGCCTTTTCTGCGCTGGAGCGCCCGGGAGGTCAGCCGCTATAAAACGGGCGGACTCAAGCCGGAGACGGATGGCATGGTATCGCTGAAAGTGGCCGTGTGGGGCATCGTAGACCAGCAGGGCGCCGTCGTGGAATTGAAGGGCGCGGATGAGGCCGAGGCCGCCATCGTGATACCGCGCGGGCAGATTCATCTGCCGCAGCATAGCGCCGTCACCGTGATCGTCGCGCCCCGGGAAGGCGTTCGGCTGGATCACTGGAAAATAGACGGCGCTTCCTTTGTCGGCATGCAGCGCCATACGGCGGAGTGGCCGGTTCAGCTGCTGATGGACAAGTCGCACGCGGTGGACATTTACCTCGATATCCAGGCCTGCGTCGTTCCCGCGCCCAGGTGCCAGCCCGCGGCCGCCATCAACCTGTTCCCGCGCCCAGGCGCCAGCCTGCAGGGGGCGTACCTGGTGCCGGCCGGCAGGACAAAGACGCTGGAGGCTTTCTTTGCCCAGCAGGTGGCGGCGGCCCAAGTCGTCGAGTGGCGGGAAGATGGCGTGGCGAAGGCGTGGGGACACGCCATCCATCGAGTCGAATTGTCATCCACCGGACCGCGGGAATTGGAAGCGATGGTCAAACCTCGGGACTGCGGCCTGGTGATAGAGCGGATTCCCATGGATGAGAAAAGCCTCTCCTATTTTGACGACGAGCCCAGGAACGAATTGCGCTACGGCGCGGCCAAGGGGCAGAAGATCTCGCTGGAATACCCTAATTTCTACCAGCTTTTCGATCATTGGGAGCTCAACGGCCAGCGGCTCGTGGGCCGGCAGGGCGAACGCAATGTGTTTTGCTATCTGGATTTCGTGATCGAGCGAGATTCCGTCGTCCGCCTGTGCCTGCACGGGTGGCAGGATGCGGTTGCCGTTACTTTCGAATTCGTCCCGCCTGTGCCGGGCCGGGCCGTCCTGCGGTTTCGAAGCGAGAGGAATGCGGATTTCCATATCGATCTGCACGATAGCCGCCGGGCCTATCATTTCAGCAAGGGGGCGCAGATCCATCTGCATGAGGATACGGCAAAAATTTATGGCGTCACGCATTGGGCGTCGGCCGACGATGTCAGGCGCGGCATCGATCAGGCCATCGTCGCGTCCGACAAGCTGCACGTCCGCT